From Staphylococcus sp. IVB6214:
CGAGTTTTTCAAAACCTTCTTGTGTCATTGGGTATTGTTTTTGGTTTTCCATATGTTCATCTTCCTTTTTAATGAATTAATCTTTCTTCTGAACGAGTGCTTGAATTTTTGTTGTCATGATATCGATAGCAACTTTATTACTACCGCCTTCTGGAATAATAATATCAGCAAACTTTTTCGTCGGCTCAATAAACTGATTATGCATTGGGCGAACAACGCTAAGATACTGATCTATCACTGAATCCATTGTACGGCCACGTTCACGTGTATCACGCAATAATCGACGTAAAATTCGTAAGTCGGCATCCGTATCGACATATATCTTCACATCCATGAGATTGCGAAGTTCTTCATTTTCAAGCGCAAATATACCTTCTACGATAATAACATCTTTAGGTTGAAATGCAATGGTTTTCTCACTGCGTGTATGATTTGTATAATCGTAAGTTGGCACTTCTACTTCATGACCTGCGCACAAGTCTCGTAAATTCTGAATCAATAAATCATTATCAAACGCAAATGGATGATCATAATTCGTTTCTAAACGTTCTTCAAACGTAAGATGAGATTGATCTTTATAGTAATAGTCTTGTTCAATTAACGCCACACTATGGCCTTCTAAATTATTCATAATCTTATTTGTGACTGAAGTTTTCCCAGAACCCGAGCCACCTGCAATACCAATAATTGTTGTAGGCGCCATTGCGCTATACCTCTTTTCTCATCATATTATTTACATAAATCGGACGTTCTACTTTAATTTGAACGATTTGAAGCGGATGACGTGCAGCATCCAATTCGTTTCCTTCTTCATCATAAATCGCTTCAACCACTTGCGTAAACGTTTCGATTTCAGGCCCAAAAAATTCAACTTCTTGTCCTGGTTTAAAATGATTACGCTGTTGAATTGTCGCAATTTGTGTTTCTTCATCATATGCTAGAACAAGTCCGATAAAGTCATACGGTGATTTTTTAGAAGACTCATTCCCGAACATTTGCTCTTCATAGCCTGGTGTTCCTTTGAAGAAAGCAGGTGCTGTATCACGGTTTGCACATTTATCAAGTTCGCTTAACCATTCCGGTTTGATTTTAAAGTTTTCAGGATCTGCCGCATAGGCATCGATCACTTTACGATAAACAGATACAACTGTCGCTATATAATGAATTGACTTCATACGGCCTTCGATTTTTAATGAATCGATACCTAAGTCCATCATATTTGGAATAGATTCGATTAATTTTAAGTCACGTGGACTCATCGCAAATGGGACTGCTGAACCATCTTCATAGTAAACATCCAACTCACCATCT
This genomic window contains:
- the udk gene encoding uridine kinase codes for the protein MAPTTIIGIAGGSGSGKTSVTNKIMNNLEGHSVALIEQDYYYKDQSHLTFEERLETNYDHPFAFDNDLLIQNLRDLCAGHEVEVPTYDYTNHTRSEKTIAFQPKDVIIVEGIFALENEELRNLMDVKIYVDTDADLRILRRLLRDTRERGRTMDSVIDQYLSVVRPMHNQFIEPTKKFADIIIPEGGSNKVAIDIMTTKIQALVQKKD